ACACCTCATCATCTGCTTCTATAACCGTAGTGCCTAACGGGCGTATGGGCCTTCCACGTCGATATATCGCAGCAACCCTAGTGTCCACATTTGGCATATGCTCGCGCAACGCGGATAATGCATGTCCAACCAATAGGCCGCCGTAATAGGCTTTAACGGCCACCAGAGACGCTTTGCCATCGGCGAATTCTACAACCTGCAGTGCCCCTGGGTAATCAATTAGGCGCTTTATGGCTTTAGTGACTAATTGTTCAGGTGCAATCAAATGATCAACAGGTATATCCTGATGATGAAAGAGTTTATCTTGGTGAATAATATACTGCTCAGAGCGAACCCTAGCGATTTTGGTGGGTGTATTAAATAGAGAGTGCGCGACTTGGCATGCCATCATATTGCTTTCATCACTGTTAGTTACAGCAATCAACATATCGGCATCTTCGGCCCCCGCTTTGGCTAATACATCCGGGTGGGATCCCACGCCGTGAACAACTTGCAAGTCAAGCCTGTCCTGTAATGAGCGCAAAGTATCTTGGTCTGAATCAATGACAGTAATCTCATTTTTTTCACCTACAAGATTTTCAGCCAGAGTACCGCCAACTTGTCCTGCGCCTAATATTATTATTTTCATTCTTTATCAGATTTAATACGCTTTACTTTAAGGTTAAGACTTTAGCAGTCTCGCATAATAGAAACCATCCATTTGTGTTTCACCCGGTAAAATTTGCCGGCCTGGTTGGCTGATTGTCTCGCCTTCAATAATCGGTAATAAGCTCGCATCCGTTTGCTGCGCTAAGAATCGACTAATCTGATTACGGTTTTCATCGGGTAAAATAGAGCAGGTGGCATAAAGCAGTGTTCCACCAGGCTTGAGCACCGACCACATGGCTTGCAGGATTGTCTGTTGTAGCGCAACTAAGGTGTCGATATCAGTGCTTTTGCGTAGCCATTTTATGTCTGGATGACGACGAATTACACCGGTTGCGGAACAAGGCGCATCAAGCAAAATTCGATCAAATTGTTGACCATCCCACCAGCTGGCAATATCGGTTGCGTTGGCGCTGACTAATTTGGCTGATAGCTCAAGTCGATCTAAATTCTCTTGTACCCGTATCAATCTTAACGGGTCTACATCCAAAGCAATACATTCTTTTAAGTTAGGTTGTAATTCCAAAATATGACAGGTTTTGCCACCAGGTGCCGCGCAACAATCTAAAATGCGCTCATTTTTTTCAGCTTGTAAATAGCGCGCGGCTAACTGAGCGGCGCCATCTTGGACGGCAAACCAACCTTGGTCAAAGCCCGGTAACTGTGTAATGTCCTGACTCTTCGCCAAAATAATCGCATCTGGATGTTCTTCGCTTAATGTGAATTCTTGATTCTGTGCAGTTAGAAATTCAGAAAACTGCCCGACGGACATTTTTTGCTGGTTAACTCGCAGCCATATCGGCGGTCTAGAATGCATAGCCTGACTTAGTTCGGCAAGCTGAAGAGGATAAGCTTGCTGAATTTGTTTATATAGCCACTTAGGTAAACCTGATTCTATTTGTTCATCACCGATTGGTGTTTCATTGAGTTTTTGTCTAATAAAGTTACGCAAGATAGCGTTGACTAAACCTTTTAATGGTTCTGCTTTTAATACCCGCGTCGCCTCAACCGTTTCTGATACGGCTGCATGAGTTGAGACACGGCTAAAAGCGATTTGATACAACCCCAGCATGATTAAATGCTCAACTACTTTGTATTTGTTTTTCAGGGGTTTATCTAACAACTTACGTAACCAATATTGTAAAGTGGGTAGTTGACGTAATACCCCATAAACCATTTCTTGCAGCCAAGCTTTGTCTTTATCTAAATAAGGTTGTTGGGCAATGGGTAAGCATTCTCGAGCCGATTTACCTTGATCGAGTATTTGATGTAGTAGCTTGGCGGCATCAGCTCGCAAATGCTTACTGGAGCGTAGTTGCTGAATTTGTTCTGTACTGTTGCTCAAGCTAACACCTGACCGGGTGTAAACCACTCTTTCTTAGCATTCAGAATATCTCGCACGGGCATGGCTTTTTTTCCTGGCAGTTGAAGAGAGTTAATTAATAAACCG
Above is a window of Aliiglaciecola sp. LCG003 DNA encoding:
- the rsmB gene encoding 16S rRNA (cytosine(967)-C(5))-methyltransferase RsmB, which gives rise to MSNSTEQIQQLRSSKHLRADAAKLLHQILDQGKSARECLPIAQQPYLDKDKAWLQEMVYGVLRQLPTLQYWLRKLLDKPLKNKYKVVEHLIMLGLYQIAFSRVSTHAAVSETVEATRVLKAEPLKGLVNAILRNFIRQKLNETPIGDEQIESGLPKWLYKQIQQAYPLQLAELSQAMHSRPPIWLRVNQQKMSVGQFSEFLTAQNQEFTLSEEHPDAIILAKSQDITQLPGFDQGWFAVQDGAAQLAARYLQAEKNERILDCCAAPGGKTCHILELQPNLKECIALDVDPLRLIRVQENLDRLELSAKLVSANATDIASWWDGQQFDRILLDAPCSATGVIRRHPDIKWLRKSTDIDTLVALQQTILQAMWSVLKPGGTLLYATCSILPDENRNQISRFLAQQTDASLLPIIEGETISQPGRQILPGETQMDGFYYARLLKS